A stretch of the Camelina sativa cultivar DH55 unplaced genomic scaffold, Cs unpScaffold00441, whole genome shotgun sequence genome encodes the following:
- the LOC104773101 gene encoding myosin-13-like translates to MACSTVKAGSIIWVQDPEEAWLDGEVVEVNGEDIKVQCTSGKTVVVKVSNTHPKDMEVPPSGVDDMTTLAYLHEPGVLQNLKSRYDIDEIYTYTGSILIAINPFKQLPNLYNDHMMAQYKGASLGELSPHPFAVADAAYRQMINEGISQSILVSGESGAGKTETAKLLMKYLAKMGGRAVSDKRTVEDQVLESNPVLEAFGNAKTVKNNNSSRFGKFVEIQFDQRGRISGAAIRTYLLERSRVCKVSDPERNYHCFYMLCGAPPEDRRKLKLKDPTEFRYLNQSQCIKLEGVDDSKEYTKTREAMSIIGISLEEQEAIFRVVAAILHLGNIEFVTGEEPDSSVPKDKTHLKIAAELFMCDEQALEDSLCKREMVTPEETISRCLVPNDAALSRDALAKFVYARLFDWIVNKINNSIGQDPDSKNMIGVLDIYGFESFKTNSFEQFCINLTNEKLQQHFTAHVLKMEQDEYKKEEIEWRHIDFPDNRYVLELIEKKRGGIIALLDEACMLNSTHVKFSEKLYGTLKGNKYFSKPKLSPTDFTICHYAGDVTYQTEQFLEKNKDRVVAEHQALLAASRCTFIAGLFPPLMEDANKQSNSSSIASQFKQQLASLIEGLNTTEPHYIRCVKPNNLLKPSIFENQNILQQLRCGGVMETIRVCRAGFPTRKRFDEFLDRFAMMPSYFVQAARETGALQAAKSKLEKQVEELTWRLQLEKRTRVDNTALNLSRVHVEESKXRSKIKATTVIQSHCRRRLSELHYKKLKKAAVTSQSAWRARLARKELRKLKMAARETGALQAAKSKLEKQVEELTWRLQLEKRTRVHVEESKNQENAKLQLALEEIQHQFKETKVSLLKEVEAAKRTAETVPVVKEVPVVDTELMEKLTSENAKLKSLVSSLEQKIDETEKKFEETKKISEERLKKALDAESKINNLKTAMHNLEEKLKEVKFENTFLKESVLTTPVKTASVRFLSTPVKNLKNGLHTSEESQLNGAEFTTPPRVQESGSDTKSRGSHIDPQHEDVDALINCVTKNVGFSQGKPVAAFTIYKCLLHWKSFEAEKTNVFDRLVQMIGSAIKDEDNDANLAYWLSNTSTLLFMLQQSLKSGGTGATPLRKSPSLVRWMTKGFRSPAAEAIRPVDAKDPALHFKQQLEAYVEKIIGIIWDNLKKELNTFLTLCIQAPKTFKGNALISITTAKYWQEIIEGLDALLSTLKESFVPAVLIQKIFSQAFSLINVQLCNSLVTRPDNCSFINGEYLKSGLEKLEKWCSETKEEYAGSLWEELKHTRQAVGFLLIHKKYHISYDEIANDLCPNLQIQQHFKLCTLYKDEIYNTKSVSQDVIASMTGVMTDSSDFLLKEDSSNIISFSIDDLSSSMQDKDFAQVKPAEELVENPAFVFLQ, encoded by the exons ATG GCTTGTTCTACAGTTAAAGCTGGCTCGATTATTTGGGTGCAAGATCCGGAGGAGGCTTGGTTAGATGGTGAAGTTGTAGAGGTTAATGGAGAAGATATAAAGGTCCAATGTACATCAGGGAAGACG GTTGTTGTCAAAGTTTCAAACACACATCCAAAAGATATGGAAGTTCCACCTTCTGGAGTTGACGATATGACAACGCTAGCATATTTACATGAACCAGGAGTCTTACAAAATTTGAAGTCAAGATATGATATAGACGAAATTTAT ACATACACAGGAAGTATTTTGATTGCGATAAACCCATTTAAACAACTACCGAATCTTTACAATGACCATATGATGGCACAATATAAAGGAGCTTCCTTGGGAGAATTGAGTCCCCATCCGTTTGCAGTTGCAGATGCAGCTTACAG ACAAATGATTAATGAGGGAATTAGTCAATCAATCTTGGTAAGTGGTGAAAGTGGAGCAGGGAAGACTGAGACTGCTAAATTGCTTATGAAATATCTTGCGAAAATGGGAGGTCGAGCTGTTTCTGACAAAAGGACTGTCGAAGATCAAGTTTTGGAG TCCAATCCTGTTCTAGAAGCATTTGGAAATGCAAAAACAGTCAAGAACAACAATTCAAG TCGATTTGGTAAATTCGTGGAGATTCAGTTTGATCAAAGGGGAAGGATATCAGGAGCTGCTATCAGGACTTATTTGCTAGAGAGATCACGGGTTTGCAAAGTGTCAGATCCTGAGAGAAACTATCACTGTTTTTACATGCTTTGTGGTGCACCGCCAGAG GACAGAAGAAAACTGAAATTAAAGGATCCAACAGAATTCCGTTATCTAAACCAATCTCAATGTATTAAGTTAGAGGGGGTGGATGATTCCAAGGAGTATACTAAAACCCGAGAAGCAATGAGCATTATTGGGATAAGTTTAGAGGAACAG GAAGCAATATTCCGAGTTGTGGCAGCTATTCTTCATCTAGGTAATATAGAATTTGTTACAGGAGAAGAACCAGACTCGTCTGTTCCAAAAGACAAGACACACCTGAAGATTGCGGCTGAGCTTTTCAT GTGTGATGAACAAGCACTGGAAGACTCTCTTTGTAAACGTGAAATGGTGACACCTGAAGAAACGATTTCCAGATGTCTGGTTCCAAATGATGCGGCACTCAGCAGAGATGCCTTGGCAAAATTTGTATACGCAAGATTATTTGATTG GATCGTAAACAAGATCAATAATTCGATTGGGCAAGATCCTGACTCAAAAAACATGATTGGAGTGCTTGATATATATGGATTTGAGAGTTTCAAGACAAACAG TTTCGAACAATTTTGCATCAATTTGACAAATGAGAAACTTCAGCAACATTTTACTGCG CATGTCTTGAAAATGGAACAAGACGAgtacaagaaagaagagattgagTGGAGACACATTGATTTCCCTGATAATCGATATGTTTTGGAACTTATTGAGAAG AAACGTGGTGGTATTATTGCTCTTCTGGACGAGGCTTG CATGTTAAATTCAACACATGTAAAATTCTCTGAAAAGCTGTACGGGACATTGAAAGGCAACAAGTACTTTAGCAAGCCAAAATTATCTCCAACTGACTTCACAATTTGCCACTATGCTGGTGAT GTCACTTATCAGACCGAGCAGTTTCTGGAAAAGAACAAAGATCGTGTTGTTGCTGAGCATCAGGCTCTGCTAGCTGCTTCTAGGTGCACTTTTATTGCAGGTCTATTTCCTCCTTTAATGGAAGATGCTAACAAACAGTCAAATTCCTCCTCTATAGCTTCACAATTTAAG CAACAATTGGCATCATTGATTGAAGGTCTTAATACTACTGAGCCTCACTATATTCGTTGCGTGAAGCCCAATAATCTCCTTAAGCCTTCTATCTTTGAGAACCAAAATATTCTGCAACAGCTACGTTGTGGG GGTGTGATGGAGACAATCAGGGTTTGCCGTGCTGGATTTCCTACACGAAAACGTTTTGATGAATTCCTGGACAGATTTG CAATGATGCCTTCATATTTCGTGCAGGCTGCAAGGGAAACTGGAGCCCTTCAAGCTGCGAAGAGTAAGCTTGAGAAGCAAGTGGAAGAACTCACATGGAGACTACAGCTAGAGAAACGCACGAGGGTAGATAACACAGCTCTTAATCTTTCTCGG GTGCACGTGGAAGAAAGTAAAANACGAAGTAAGATCAAGGCCACAACTGTTATTCAG AGCCATTGCCGTAGACGCCTGTCCGAGTTGCACTACAAGAAGCTGAAGAAAGCAGCAGTTACGTCACAAAGTGCATGGAGAGCAAGGCTAGCCCGTAAAGAACTGCGAAAGCTTAAGATG GCTGCAAGGGAAACTGGAGCCCTTCAAGCTGCGAAGAGTAAGCTTGAGAAGCAAGTGGAAGAACTCACATGGAGACTACAGCTAGAGAAACGCACGAGG GTGCACGTGGAAGAAagtaaaaatcaagaaaacgcAAAACTGCAATTAGCGTTGGAAGAAATACAACACCAGTTCAAGGAAACCAAAGTGTCGCTCTTAAAGGAAGTGGAAGCTGCAAAAAGGACTGCAGAAACTGTTCCTGTTGTAAAGGAAGTTCCTGTTGTTGACACCGAGCTAATGGAGAAACTCACAAGTGAAAACGCAAAACTCAAG TCCCTGGTAAGTTCGCTGGAGCAGAAGATcgatgaaacagagaaaaaatttGAGGAGACAAAGAAAATTAGTGAGGAGAGGCTGAAGAAGGCTTTAGACGCTGAaagcaaaattaataatttgaaaaccGCCATGCACAA TCTCGAAGAGAAACTAAAGGAGGTGAAATTTGAGAATACCTTTTTGAAGGAATCTGTGTTGACCACTCCTGTTAAAACAGCATCAGTACGTTTCCTTTCTACTCCAGTAAAG AACTTAAAAAATGGCCTTCATACTAGCGAAGAAAGCCAACTCAAT GGAGCGGAGTTTACAACACCGCCAAGGGTACAAGAATCAGGATCTGACACTAAGTCAAGGGGATCCCATATTGATCCTCAACAT GAGGATGTTGATGCTCTTATCAACTGTGTCACAAAAAATGTGGGATTCAGCCAGGGGAAGCCTGTAGCGGCATTTACCATCTACAAATGTCTTCTTCATTGGAAATCATTTGAAgcagaaaaaacaaatgtgtttgATCGTCTCGTTCAAATGATTGGTTCTGCTATAAAG GACGAAGATAACGATGCTAATTTGGCATATTGGTTATCCAATACATCAACCTTATTATTCATGCTCCAACAAAGCCTGAAATCTGGAGGAACGGGGGCCACTCCACTTCGAAAGTCACCTTCCTTAGTCCGATGGATGACCAAG GGTTTCCGTTCTCCAGCGGCTGAAGCTATTCGACCAGTTGATGCCAAGGATCCAGCTTTGCATTTCAAGCAGCAACTTGAAGCATATGTTGAAAAGATTATTGGAATCATTTGGGATAACCTGAAAAAGGAGTTGAACACTTTCCTTACTCTCTGCATCCAG GCACCAAAAACATTTAAGGGGAATGCGCTAATATCTATAACCACTGCTAAATACTGGCAAGAGATTATTGAAGGCCTAGATGCACTGCTAAGCACACTAAAAGAGAGCTTT GTTCCTGCGGTTCTTATTCAAAAGATATTCTCTCAGGCTTTCTCACTCATCAATGTCCAACTATGTAACAG CCTTGTCACCCGACCAGATAACTGTTCATTTATCAATGGTGAATATCTAAAATCTGGTTTAGAAAAGTTAGAGAAATGGTGCTCCGAGACAAAAGAAGAG TATGCTGGCTCATTATGGGAGGAACTCAAACATACCAGACAAGCTGTTGGATTCTTG CTCATCCATAAGAAATACCACATCTCATACGATGAGATTGCAAATGATCTGTGTCCA AACCTTCAAATACAGCAGCATTTCAAACTATGTACCCTGTACAAGGATGAAATCTACAACACAAAGAGTGTTTCCCAAGAT GTAATTGCAAGCATGACAGGAGTTATGACAGACAGCAGCGACTTCTTGTTAAAAGAGGATTCTAG CAACATCATTTCCTTCTCGATCGATGACTTATCTAGTTCAATGCAAGATAAGGACTTCGCCCAAGTGAAACCAGCTGAGGAACTTGTGGAGAATCCAGCTTTCGTTTTCTTACAATAG